A stretch of Cylindrospermopsis curvispora GIHE-G1 DNA encodes these proteins:
- a CDS encoding HlyD family secretion protein has product MKNMFTFLLLTVFLFSFNSRQVDDKSSIAVAQEANKVKLQNQDSDSNKRTLRINIAVTNPNHLTVREGTVIKTGDILVQDLEERRRLELQKQSINLEINNLSSRLIQPPISPNLDSLGFVEEQEIFEQAKLKLRHARLKLSNSSKVLSSEDPHKKADLQQSEANLEILAEKIKEQQSLILSMESSKMPPEVLTHEKKKLEKIIGQHSLQNAEVQFKKSQLQASSLLQSEKLEHLRMNVELAESDLRLAQSRLLSAQKNKQSQLLEKFERSKLDYNQSLRDRDYKVSQLKLSLSGIDQKLAQTVKIRSPRSGVIQRIQPWKVKNNQNRTVVYLAYYVK; this is encoded by the coding sequence ATGAAGAATATGTTCACTTTTTTACTTTTAACTGTTTTTCTTTTCTCCTTTAATTCTAGACAGGTTGATGATAAGTCTTCTATAGCTGTTGCTCAAGAAGCAAATAAGGTTAAGTTACAAAATCAGGACTCAGATTCAAATAAGAGAACTTTAAGGATTAATATAGCTGTTACTAATCCTAATCATCTTACTGTACGTGAGGGTACAGTTATAAAAACAGGAGATATTCTTGTTCAAGATTTGGAGGAGCGTAGGCGATTAGAGTTGCAGAAGCAGTCTATTAATTTGGAAATTAATAATTTAAGTTCAAGGCTTATTCAACCTCCTATTTCTCCTAACTTGGATAGTTTAGGCTTCGTTGAGGAGCAGGAAATTTTTGAGCAGGCTAAGTTGAAACTCCGTCATGCTAGATTAAAATTATCTAACAGTTCTAAGGTTTTGTCTTCAGAAGATCCTCATAAAAAAGCTGATTTACAACAGTCTGAAGCTAATTTAGAAATCCTGGCAGAGAAAATTAAGGAGCAACAGTCTTTAATTCTTTCTATGGAGTCTTCTAAAATGCCTCCTGAAGTTTTGACTCATGAGAAAAAGAAGTTAGAAAAGATTATTGGTCAGCATTCTTTGCAGAATGCTGAAGTTCAGTTTAAAAAATCACAGTTGCAGGCTTCTTCTTTGCTTCAGTCTGAAAAGTTGGAACACTTGAGAATGAATGTTGAATTAGCAGAGTCTGATTTGCGTTTGGCTCAGTCTCGTCTTTTGTCTGCTCAGAAAAATAAACAATCTCAACTTTTAGAAAAGTTTGAACGTTCTAAGCTTGATTATAATCAGAGTCTTAGAGATAGGGATTATAAAGTTTCTCAGTTGAAATTGTCTTTGTCGGGAATTGATCAAAAGTTGGCTCAAACTGTAAAAATTAGGAGTCCTAGGAGTGGTGTTATTCAAAGAATTCAACCTTGGAAGGTTAAAAATAATCAAAATCGTACTGTTGTTTATCTTGCCTATTACGTCAAATAG
- a CDS encoding ParB/RepB/Spo0J family partition protein has translation MVKKTLELPRMRGIQDLLSINIDVESPTTTISIDKIRLPAKQARRYFDVEKLNHLAQSIQEHGILQPLLVRPFSGVSGEYELVAGERRLRAAQIIGLKEVPIISKDLSDIQRSQITLLENLQREDLSPLEETEGILELLGIQLDVAPSDIISILNQAANNKRRNLELTENVFRQIETIEKVFSTIGKFSAESFRTSRLPLLNLPGDLLDVLRQGKLQYTKAKVIAQVKDEGKRNELINKAISDNLSLNEIKQLLKISKSAETTIEETLRTRYTGIAKRLKNTKVWEDVKKTKKLEKLLKDLEELLD, from the coding sequence ATGGTCAAAAAAACTCTCGAACTCCCAAGAATGCGTGGCATACAAGATTTATTAAGCATAAACATAGATGTGGAATCTCCAACCACTACCATTAGTATTGATAAAATCAGATTACCTGCCAAGCAAGCGCGTCGTTATTTTGATGTTGAAAAACTAAATCATTTAGCACAGTCAATTCAAGAACACGGTATTTTACAACCTTTATTAGTGCGTCCTTTTTCTGGAGTTTCTGGCGAATACGAATTGGTGGCTGGTGAACGCCGACTCAGAGCAGCTCAAATAATAGGTTTAAAAGAAGTCCCGATTATCTCAAAAGATCTATCTGATATTCAAAGGTCGCAAATCACTTTACTAGAAAACTTACAGCGGGAAGATCTCAGCCCCCTGGAAGAAACTGAGGGAATTCTGGAATTGCTTGGCATTCAACTTGATGTAGCGCCTAGTGACATTATCTCAATTCTTAACCAAGCTGCTAATAACAAAAGACGTAACTTGGAATTGACGGAAAACGTTTTTCGTCAGATAGAAACCATAGAGAAGGTCTTTTCTACGATTGGAAAGTTTAGTGCTGAAAGTTTCAGGACTAGCCGTTTACCACTGTTGAATTTACCTGGTGATTTACTAGATGTATTACGTCAGGGAAAACTTCAATACACTAAAGCTAAAGTTATAGCCCAAGTTAAGGATGAAGGTAAACGTAACGAACTAATCAATAAAGCTATAAGTGACAATTTGTCACTTAATGAAATTAAGCAGTTACTCAAGATCTCGAAATCAGCAGAAACTACTATTGAAGAAACTTTGAGAACAAGATACACCGGTATCGCCAAAAGGTTAAAGAATACTAAGGTCTGGGAGGATGTCAAGAAAACTAAGAAACTAGAAAAACTCCTGAAGGACTTAGAAGAGTTATTAGACTAG
- a CDS encoding XRE family transcriptional regulator — protein MAIHEIFKRSMDMYGVRGKDLAVTAGVSAQHVTDFRQGRKWVSEGTLEALLRGMERLSPGSIKYFCDSLVSQKLIEVDYRRQNTNLDNKKMMLANLVKSANIDELESLSVAINKRWKELIKNQENEEDA, from the coding sequence ATGGCAATTCATGAGATTTTTAAAAGATCAATGGATATGTACGGAGTCCGAGGTAAGGATCTAGCCGTAACCGCAGGTGTTTCAGCCCAACATGTGACTGACTTTCGCCAGGGGCGAAAATGGGTTAGCGAGGGTACACTGGAAGCTCTCTTGCGGGGAATGGAACGGTTATCCCCCGGATCGATTAAATATTTTTGCGATTCTCTTGTTAGTCAAAAACTGATAGAAGTAGATTATAGAAGACAAAATACAAATTTAGACAATAAGAAAATGATGCTTGCTAATTTAGTTAAGTCAGCTAATATTGACGAGCTAGAAAGTCTGTCAGTTGCTATTAACAAAAGATGGAAAGAGCTTATAAAGAATCAAGAAAATGAGGAAGATGCTTAA
- a CDS encoding muconolactone Delta-isomerase family protein, whose protein sequence is MLYHLDFRVEYPGMTQKDLFLIWTKEADAALKVNDSGVAVDLWKCVGSHRLIAIVDVPTTDALDQILFDLPIMRKVGQHVHVDVTSLKVYEDFTTDVTSQL, encoded by the coding sequence ATGCTTTATCACTTAGATTTTCGGGTCGAGTATCCCGGTATGACTCAGAAGGATTTGTTTCTTATTTGGACTAAGGAAGCAGATGCAGCACTAAAAGTTAACGATTCTGGGGTCGCTGTGGATCTTTGGAAGTGTGTGGGATCTCATAGGCTCATTGCTATTGTGGATGTTCCTACAACTGATGCTCTTGACCAAATTCTTTTCGATTTACCCATTATGAGGAAGGTGGGTCAACATGTTCATGTTGATGTTACCTCTTTGAAGGTATATGAGGATTTTACTACTGATGTTACGTCACAATTGTAA
- a CDS encoding metal-dependent hydrolase, which translates to MLAVSHVLVSGLATSIVLNTSDPIVIAVGGIAGLFPDIDTPKSIVGRLFPFISNFLTAKMRHRSCTHSLLASFLLALIVYPISYFFNFGYQIPSAIVCGYIFGWLADMFTKNGVEVFWPSKTRYVCPANRKFRLTTGSNAEYVILFLLILIAYGVFYINYQGGFFQQFNQIISSPSGVVRLYMQHSKQNKILLNIEGTDTTSRNLINKEFTLIQPIKNDDLIVLDEAENKLYLASERLFGNIVINRITARVGPPVKTQIKDFYLEDESINDVSLNLNTDSTVKSFLSGDFSVDEFDISNLGRDSSYFNPIEATTTRIKLTAAPFNLVINQIGDEFLTGSLKIFSISDK; encoded by the coding sequence ATGTTGGCAGTTTCTCATGTTCTCGTTAGTGGATTAGCTACTAGTATTGTCCTTAATACTTCTGATCCTATTGTAATTGCAGTTGGTGGAATAGCAGGTTTATTTCCTGATATAGATACACCAAAATCTATTGTGGGAAGGTTGTTTCCCTTTATTTCAAATTTTTTAACTGCAAAAATGCGTCACAGAAGTTGTACGCACTCTTTACTTGCTTCTTTTTTGCTTGCTTTAATTGTTTACCCCATATCCTACTTTTTTAATTTCGGTTATCAAATTCCTTCTGCTATTGTCTGTGGTTATATTTTTGGTTGGTTGGCAGATATGTTTACTAAAAATGGTGTCGAAGTTTTTTGGCCCTCAAAAACACGTTATGTCTGTCCTGCCAATCGGAAATTTCGATTGACAACTGGTTCTAATGCAGAGTATGTCATTCTTTTTCTTTTGATATTGATAGCTTATGGAGTTTTTTATATTAATTATCAAGGAGGATTTTTTCAGCAATTCAACCAAATAATAAGTTCTCCATCTGGAGTTGTGAGATTGTATATGCAACATTCTAAACAAAATAAAATCCTTCTCAATATAGAAGGAACTGATACTACCTCAAGAAATTTGATTAATAAGGAGTTTACTCTAATACAACCTATTAAGAACGATGATTTAATAGTTCTTGATGAGGCTGAAAATAAGCTTTACCTGGCTTCTGAGAGGTTATTTGGCAATATTGTTATAAATCGTATAACTGCTAGGGTTGGACCTCCTGTAAAGACTCAGATTAAGGATTTTTATTTAGAAGATGAGTCTATTAATGATGTTTCTCTCAATTTAAATACAGATTCAACTGTTAAGTCTTTCTTGTCTGGAGATTTTAGTGTTGATGAATTTGATATTTCAAATCTTGGACGCGATAGTAGTTACTTTAATCCTATTGAAGCTACTACTACTAGAATTAAATTAACTGCTGCACCGTTTAATCTAGTTATTAATCAGATAGGTGATGAGTTTCTTACTGGATCTCTTAAGATTTTTTCTATTTCTGATAAATAG
- a CDS encoding DNA-binding protein has translation MLERNQEQNLRDRVFQICESLAKNNKKINREVVREKLGGGSFSTISPLVSEWKELKYKGIPNDTEIRTDGTNTGTVNHTDSTPEHSLEDGKDTFVPLIQSTQSVPLINESTDVHIIQNGSTNGIQNSSEFCTQDAYSGSVSRTDGSASLIQGTDFIQPFHQSTDSVGIEVNSTLNQSELSNQNASSGEIVKLDNGELTQSQSVDSLSSEEINDYLPEEDLNYITRSGAEKALGLLAAQDALAMHFYKNPNDLPSDLKEKYLELRRNFSQLRGTVHGKAYSPQNLIKLATKQLEKSKQA, from the coding sequence ATGCTGGAAAGGAATCAGGAACAAAATTTGAGAGATAGAGTGTTTCAGATCTGCGAAAGCCTAGCTAAAAATAATAAAAAAATAAATCGTGAAGTCGTTCGCGAAAAGCTAGGTGGCGGTTCTTTTAGTACAATTTCTCCTTTGGTATCCGAATGGAAGGAATTAAAGTACAAGGGAATTCCGAATGATACTGAAATTCGGACTGATGGTACAAATACCGGAACTGTTAATCATACAGATAGTACGCCAGAACATAGTTTGGAAGATGGTAAAGATACTTTTGTACCTCTGATTCAAAGTACGCAGTCTGTTCCATTAATTAATGAATCTACAGATGTACACATAATTCAAAATGGTAGTACAAACGGTATTCAAAATAGTTCTGAGTTTTGTACTCAAGATGCTTACTCTGGTTCTGTTAGTCGTACAGATGGCTCTGCCTCTTTGATTCAAGGTACAGATTTTATTCAACCATTTCACCAAAGTACAGATTCGGTAGGAATTGAAGTTAATTCCACTTTAAATCAAAGTGAACTATCAAATCAAAATGCTTCATCTGGAGAGATTGTAAAACTTGATAATGGTGAACTAACACAGTCTCAGTCAGTAGATTCACTGTCTTCAGAGGAGATTAACGATTATCTTCCAGAGGAAGATTTGAACTATATCACTAGAAGTGGTGCTGAAAAGGCTTTGGGTCTTCTTGCGGCTCAAGATGCTTTAGCTATGCACTTTTATAAAAATCCTAATGATTTACCATCTGATCTAAAAGAAAAATATCTGGAGTTGCGGCGAAATTTTTCTCAGCTGCGGGGGACTGTTCATGGGAAAGCCTATTCTCCGCAGAATTTGATCAAATTAGCGACGAAGCAGTTAGAAAAGTCCAAGCAAGCGTAA
- a CDS encoding ParA family protein: MTKTIAVFNQAGGVMKTTLTMNLGYDLAKKYKVLLIDLDPQASLTTFMGIQPHELNEIISNPLLNPGAKLPIHNLHGMDLAPANITLSAVELQLAGVMARETRLKQVLEPISHKYDFIFIDCPPSLGILSILGLSAANYALIPVQTHYKAYKGTELLLDSIKQVKQHINRNLNIAGFVPTLYVNANQDKVILDGLERQLSMLGKVYPKIPRATAFADAAMNSQPLAVYDPKHQALTVLKEIAKGMEKL; encoded by the coding sequence ATGACTAAAACTATCGCTGTCTTTAACCAAGCGGGTGGGGTGATGAAAACCACCCTGACAATGAACCTGGGTTATGATCTGGCAAAAAAATATAAAGTCCTACTCATTGACCTAGACCCACAAGCATCTCTAACCACATTTATGGGGATTCAACCCCACGAGCTTAATGAAATCATCTCCAATCCACTTCTTAACCCAGGAGCTAAATTACCAATCCATAATTTACACGGTATGGATCTAGCCCCAGCAAATATAACTCTTAGTGCTGTAGAATTACAATTAGCTGGCGTAATGGCGAGAGAAACCAGATTAAAACAAGTTCTAGAACCTATCTCCCACAAATACGACTTTATTTTCATTGACTGCCCCCCTTCCCTCGGTATTCTGAGTATTCTCGGTTTATCTGCTGCTAATTATGCCTTAATTCCAGTCCAAACTCATTACAAGGCATACAAAGGAACAGAACTATTACTGGATAGCATTAAACAGGTAAAACAACATATTAATAGAAACTTGAATATTGCTGGATTTGTGCCGACCTTGTACGTTAACGCGAACCAAGATAAGGTAATACTGGATGGTTTAGAGCGGCAGTTATCAATGTTGGGGAAGGTATATCCAAAAATTCCCCGTGCTACAGCTTTTGCAGATGCGGCAATGAATAGTCAACCATTAGCCGTGTATGACCCAAAACATCAGGCGCTGACGGTACTCAAAGAGATAGCGAAGGGTATGGAAAAACTCTAA
- a CDS encoding ASCH domain-containing protein, translating into MVSSFQHNFSEGSFSQPTLFDLDSYISDYDSKYIVGDIERILYDPAWDDDDYPVLSSSKEHQSSDFLPIHDALLNNISIKVVTVQAPFALCLGSSKQYVVKSRSTNYRGKVAVHCAVKLPSKNILNQFSFSSSDFPLGKIIGFAELTDCSLIDNFFLSQQSQLELQGHQWVLGKFAWKLENFTPISQMISVSSKGSIWDLDSDLGSQISSSTFSFKPGDFVLNGRLGQVIDSSPSGSTRVQYSDCVKSYDDLSSLLFLPTDLVLYFSGLSSSCQKSSFSSYTPTGSLVQYVENKKLKSGLVATYPKVFSDRDVNNVSHWRWGYYYEVKVDTKWKNRTLSVPSYLVDDVKMMINMDLSVSSIVDFILKNRRSR; encoded by the coding sequence GTGGTTTCTAGTTTTCAGCATAATTTTTCAGAAGGTTCTTTTTCTCAGCCTACTTTGTTTGATTTAGATTCTTATATATCTGATTACGATTCAAAGTATATTGTTGGTGATATTGAGCGTATTCTTTACGATCCTGCTTGGGATGATGACGATTATCCTGTTTTATCTTCTTCAAAGGAACATCAGTCTTCTGATTTTCTTCCTATTCATGATGCTCTTTTAAATAATATTTCTATTAAGGTTGTGACTGTTCAAGCTCCTTTTGCTTTATGTCTTGGGTCTTCTAAGCAGTATGTCGTTAAATCTCGTAGCACTAATTACAGGGGTAAGGTTGCTGTTCATTGTGCTGTTAAGCTTCCTTCCAAGAATATTCTGAATCAGTTTTCTTTTTCTTCTTCAGATTTTCCTCTTGGTAAAATAATTGGTTTTGCTGAGCTTACAGATTGTTCTCTTATAGATAATTTTTTCCTTTCTCAACAATCTCAGCTTGAGTTACAAGGTCATCAATGGGTGTTAGGTAAGTTTGCTTGGAAGCTTGAGAATTTTACTCCTATTTCTCAAATGATTTCTGTGTCTAGTAAGGGTTCTATTTGGGATTTGGACTCTGATTTAGGTTCTCAAATATCTTCTTCCACTTTTTCTTTCAAACCTGGTGATTTTGTTCTTAATGGTAGACTTGGTCAGGTCATTGATTCTTCCCCTTCTGGTTCTACACGTGTTCAATATTCTGATTGTGTTAAGTCTTATGATGATCTTAGTTCTTTACTTTTTCTCCCTACTGATTTAGTTCTTTATTTTTCTGGTTTATCTTCTTCTTGTCAAAAATCTTCTTTTTCTTCTTATACTCCTACTGGTTCTTTAGTTCAGTATGTTGAAAATAAGAAGTTAAAAAGTGGACTTGTTGCTACTTATCCTAAAGTCTTTTCTGATAGAGATGTTAATAATGTTAGTCATTGGCGTTGGGGTTATTATTATGAAGTTAAAGTTGATACCAAGTGGAAAAATCGAACCCTTTCTGTTCCTTCTTATTTGGTCGATGATGTTAAAATGATGATTAATATGGATTTGTCTGTTTCTTCTATTGTTGACTTTATTCTTAAAAATCGTAGGTCTAGGTAG
- a CDS encoding ATP-binding protein, which yields MDGTDFKEQSSQRYYFDINSTSQEEQKYGDLEDNQHPDDKQDGLEEDEPKDPVTILYQNLSSLPGSPYIYRMEEFKRIVASIQSASSLLVVGDQGSGKTFLAEQVYKAFLIAGFSVAYVEPCTTKQLLLKICSSFNIPTQDFEGKKLTVEQLKQEIEIVLKGGGKIMIFDDAQCIETKIRFWLKKIVQLCPTSPILLFATSPRRGDLFISVPRIYLEPLPDKIIRQIMRSTAQDRSINLENVDLASLQQRVAGNPMLAVRAVQEEYIGLDFEEGDHQKYGDGSFLIFVGVVTFIAVRFFAIGLDNRLLYAFSGLLAVLFWGLYRSLRLLPGEGAKIQ from the coding sequence ATGGATGGAACTGATTTCAAGGAGCAGTCTTCTCAAAGATATTACTTTGATATCAATTCTACATCTCAAGAAGAGCAAAAGTATGGAGACTTAGAAGATAATCAGCATCCAGATGATAAACAAGATGGACTTGAGGAAGATGAACCAAAAGATCCAGTTACGATTTTATATCAAAATTTAAGTTCTCTTCCTGGCAGTCCTTACATTTATCGCATGGAGGAATTCAAACGAATTGTAGCTTCTATTCAATCTGCAAGTTCACTTTTGGTAGTAGGCGATCAAGGTAGTGGGAAAACGTTTTTGGCGGAGCAGGTTTACAAGGCTTTCTTGATTGCCGGTTTTTCTGTCGCTTATGTTGAACCTTGTACAACAAAGCAACTCCTTTTAAAAATCTGTAGTTCTTTTAATATTCCTACTCAGGATTTTGAAGGTAAAAAGTTGACTGTTGAACAGTTAAAGCAAGAAATTGAGATTGTTTTAAAAGGGGGTGGTAAAATTATGATATTTGATGATGCTCAGTGTATCGAAACAAAAATTAGGTTTTGGTTGAAGAAGATTGTTCAATTATGTCCTACCAGTCCTATTTTATTGTTTGCTACTTCACCTCGAAGAGGCGATCTTTTCATTAGTGTTCCTAGGATTTATTTGGAGCCACTTCCGGATAAAATAATTCGCCAAATTATGCGGAGTACTGCTCAAGACCGTTCTATAAATTTGGAAAATGTGGATTTGGCATCTTTGCAGCAACGTGTTGCAGGTAATCCTATGTTGGCAGTTCGAGCAGTTCAGGAAGAATATATTGGCCTTGATTTTGAGGAGGGGGATCACCAAAAATATGGCGATGGCAGTTTCTTAATATTTGTTGGTGTTGTTACTTTTATTGCAGTTAGATTTTTTGCTATTGGACTTGATAACAGATTGCTTTACGCTTTCAGTGGTCTGTTAGCTGTTCTTTTTTGGGGTCTTTATAGGTCTTTGCGATTATTGCCGGGGGAGGGGGCTAAAATTCAATAA
- a CDS encoding ATP-binding protein — translation MPSKPLPPPILQPTNQSFDFNSFNNAQGILLGDNCYWNPALLPNGHVAIIGTSGSGKTQTLKALAYELPRLFPDIKRIIIDYHGDQELPDEKCFSLSMNSPHGVNPLIIDQDVKGGGPALQAIAVAASLRKSLLMGANQEGLIIDILSKLYKSKGIIQEDNKTWTKEPPTFNEMRKEIELRIQSGCKDSQKLALKLAATFEYGIFTKPQKIDNVPLIRLDLSALGKVVGLSAIATEAIIKQIMDAHRIMGESKIPRTYLFIDECKEVRNSRTLNIILEDGRKYGLSCVVASQRDAEISKEIVANTATKIVLSVDQTEVKNVARRFRFSESVVAALKPLEALVRMGNQGIKTNIIPYYKRSL, via the coding sequence ATGCCATCAAAACCTTTACCTCCTCCAATTCTTCAACCTACTAATCAATCCTTTGATTTTAATTCATTTAATAATGCTCAAGGTATTTTATTGGGCGATAATTGTTATTGGAACCCTGCTCTTTTACCAAATGGACATGTTGCAATTATTGGAACTTCTGGCAGTGGTAAAACTCAAACTTTAAAGGCTTTAGCTTATGAGTTACCTCGTTTGTTTCCTGATATTAAGAGGATAATTATAGATTATCATGGAGATCAGGAGCTTCCTGATGAAAAGTGTTTTTCTTTAAGTATGAATTCTCCTCATGGCGTTAATCCTTTGATTATTGATCAGGATGTTAAGGGTGGCGGTCCTGCTTTACAAGCAATAGCTGTGGCTGCTAGTCTTAGGAAATCTTTATTAATGGGAGCAAATCAGGAGGGTTTAATTATTGATATTCTTTCTAAATTGTATAAGTCTAAGGGTATAATTCAGGAAGATAATAAAACTTGGACTAAAGAACCTCCTACTTTTAATGAGATGCGTAAGGAGATTGAGTTAAGAATTCAAAGTGGTTGTAAAGATTCTCAGAAGTTGGCACTTAAACTTGCAGCTACTTTTGAATATGGTATCTTTACTAAACCTCAGAAGATTGACAATGTTCCTCTTATTAGGCTTGATTTATCTGCTTTAGGTAAGGTTGTAGGATTAAGTGCAATTGCTACTGAAGCGATTATTAAGCAGATTATGGATGCTCATAGAATTATGGGTGAATCTAAAATACCACGCACTTACTTATTTATTGATGAGTGTAAGGAGGTTCGTAATAGTAGAACTTTAAATATTATTCTGGAGGATGGTCGTAAGTATGGGTTGAGTTGTGTTGTTGCTTCTCAAAGAGACGCTGAAATTAGTAAGGAAATAGTTGCTAATACTGCTACTAAGATTGTTTTAAGTGTGGATCAGACTGAGGTTAAAAATGTTGCTAGACGTTTTAGATTCTCTGAATCTGTTGTTGCTGCTTTAAAACCACTGGAAGCATTAGTCAGAATGGGTAATCAGGGAATAAAGACTAACATAATACCTTATTATAAGAGATCATTATGA